One Proteinivorax tanatarense DNA segment encodes these proteins:
- a CDS encoding transposase, with amino-acid sequence MKKYEQISFANFNQEFDELLKSKQPTLIELFSDFLEVDEIIPASFYDAYYSSLGRNRDYSLSSMISALILQKILSLPHTKTLLNILALSKELRDFCGFDDKLPDPAQFTRFKQNFLPHIEQMFHNLVDDTEALCHDINDDLADILISDTTGFEAFVKENNPKFYETLLTSAKKYAKIENSVNPHSLAASKMPKMASANNEFKLSHLNGHFGYYLKTNVVTNGLGIVRHIDFYDLDLETISPELKDEYDSKTLIPVLENFFKKHPLLKYKYFLGDAGFDSYDNYRYLYCDKNMIPIIPLNQRRKSDLPSSGFTDDGTPTCPHDSSLKMNYDGVAREKGRADRVKFKCPKSKKKRVNGKQKSTLDCQNPCTSSSYGRVTYVPIHKNYRLNCAIPRDSEKWSNLYKVRTICERAIAQLKHSMSLRSSKLYNTKTLKADILLAAITQLTALTVLHRANNTSAPMSIKNLVA; translated from the coding sequence ATGAAAAAATACGAACAAATTTCTTTTGCTAACTTTAACCAAGAATTTGATGAGCTGTTAAAATCTAAGCAACCTACCTTAATTGAGCTATTTAGCGATTTCTTAGAAGTGGATGAAATCATCCCGGCTTCGTTTTATGATGCTTACTATTCATCGTTAGGTAGAAATAGAGACTATTCTTTGTCGTCTATGATATCTGCTTTAATCTTGCAAAAGATTCTCTCATTACCCCACACTAAAACTCTTCTAAACATTCTAGCTCTTTCCAAAGAGTTAAGAGATTTTTGTGGGTTTGACGATAAGTTGCCTGATCCAGCTCAATTCACTCGTTTTAAACAGAATTTTCTACCACACATTGAGCAGATGTTTCATAATTTAGTGGATGATACTGAGGCTTTATGTCATGATATCAATGATGATCTAGCTGACATCTTAATCTCTGATACCACGGGGTTTGAGGCCTTTGTTAAAGAAAATAACCCTAAGTTTTATGAAACGCTTCTAACCAGTGCAAAAAAGTATGCTAAAATTGAAAACTCTGTTAACCCTCATTCTCTTGCCGCAAGTAAGATGCCTAAAATGGCGTCTGCTAATAACGAGTTTAAGCTATCTCATTTAAACGGACACTTTGGCTATTATCTTAAAACAAACGTTGTTACTAACGGGCTTGGCATTGTTAGACATATAGATTTTTATGATTTAGACTTAGAAACCATTTCTCCTGAATTAAAAGATGAGTATGATTCTAAAACTCTTATTCCCGTTTTAGAAAACTTTTTCAAAAAGCACCCTCTTTTAAAGTACAAGTACTTTCTTGGAGATGCTGGTTTTGACTCTTACGATAATTATCGCTATCTTTATTGCGATAAGAATATGATCCCAATTATTCCTTTAAACCAAAGGCGTAAATCTGACTTGCCATCTTCAGGCTTTACAGATGATGGCACCCCTACATGCCCTCACGATAGTTCATTAAAAATGAATTATGATGGTGTTGCCAGAGAAAAAGGAAGGGCTGATAGGGTTAAATTTAAGTGTCCTAAATCTAAAAAAAAAAGAGTAAATGGTAAGCAAAAAAGCACTTTAGATTGTCAAAACCCTTGTACTTCTTCCTCTTATGGTCGTGTAACTTATGTGCCTATACACAAAAACTATAGACTTAATTGTGCTATCCCCAGAGACTCTGAGAAATGGAGTAACTTATATAAGGTTAGAACAATATGTGAAAGAGCTATTGCCCAGCTTAAACACTCTATGTCTCTTAGATCCTCTAAGCTTTATAATACCAAGACTTTAAAAGCTGATATATTATTAGCGGCTATTACGCAGCTTACTGCGTTAACTGTTCTGCATAGAGCGAACAACACATCAGCACCTATGTCAATTAAAAACCTTGTAGCATAG
- a CDS encoding 3-oxoacyl-ACP synthase: MENHVGIVGTGLYIPETFMTAKDIAEETKGLWTEEAVKEKLGINRKPIPAKEGDGTQEMGVKAGKKALENTGVDPMDIDLIICMGEEWKEYPLTTSGIYIQEQIGAKNAWAIDVQQRCCTTVAAMKIAKDMMMADSNINTAMIVGGYRNGDFVDYTDKSMSMMYNLSAGGGAIILKKNYGKNALLSSHILTDGSLARSAGVEYGGTEKPITSENAEEANKSLRLFQPQFMKERLNEVSMKNWVSCIDQAFIKSGVKKEELGYLAVLHFKKSMHMYMIDLLGLTEEQSIYLSDYGHMGQVDQILSLELALKEGKIENGTVISMIAAGIGYAWAANVIKWGPVNN, from the coding sequence ATGGAGAATCATGTAGGAATTGTTGGTACAGGACTTTATATACCGGAAACTTTTATGACAGCAAAGGACATTGCTGAGGAAACGAAAGGATTGTGGACAGAAGAAGCAGTAAAAGAAAAACTAGGTATAAATAGAAAGCCAATTCCAGCTAAAGAAGGTGACGGCACCCAAGAAATGGGAGTTAAGGCTGGTAAAAAGGCTTTAGAAAACACTGGTGTTGATCCTATGGATATAGATTTAATTATATGTATGGGGGAAGAGTGGAAAGAATACCCTCTGACAACCTCTGGTATTTACATTCAAGAACAAATAGGAGCTAAAAATGCGTGGGCGATTGATGTTCAGCAGCGCTGCTGTACAACTGTTGCTGCAATGAAGATAGCCAAAGATATGATGATGGCTGACAGCAACATAAATACAGCTATGATAGTAGGAGGATATAGAAACGGTGACTTTGTTGACTATACTGATAAATCTATGTCTATGATGTATAATTTATCAGCTGGAGGTGGAGCTATTATCCTTAAGAAAAATTACGGGAAAAACGCTTTGCTTAGCTCTCATATTTTGACAGATGGTTCTCTGGCTAGATCGGCTGGTGTGGAGTATGGAGGTACAGAAAAGCCTATAACCTCAGAAAATGCTGAAGAAGCTAACAAGTCTTTACGGTTGTTTCAGCCCCAATTTATGAAAGAGAGACTTAACGAAGTTTCAATGAAAAACTGGGTTAGTTGCATAGATCAAGCTTTTATAAAATCAGGGGTGAAAAAGGAAGAATTAGGGTATCTTGCAGTGCTACATTTTAAAAAATCAATGCACATGTATATGATAGACCTATTAGGATTAACAGAAGAACAATCAATTTACTTAAGTGACTATGGACATATGGGCCAAGTTGACCAGATACTTTCTTTAGAACTAGCCCTAAAAGAGGGGAAAATAGAAAATGGAACTGTTATCTCAATGATAGCTGCAGGCATTGGTTACGCTTGGGCTGCTAATGTGATAAAATGGGGACCTGTTAACAATTAA
- a CDS encoding acetyl-CoA hydrolase/transferase family protein — MNVQDKYNSKLISLEESLAKIKSGDNIITALAAAEPQQILSNLHTISEKVKDVNISNCLPMQNYPFFADEKYKDSFFTEGWFYSPGIRKAHKNGNVSFIPNHLHFAGTKRIQHRPCNVFLGTASTMDKHGFLSLSLSATYEKEVIEQADLVILEVNPNLPRTFGDTTIHIKDIDYVVDVDYPVAELPVVEPSDRDKIIGKHIAELVEDGSTIQLGIGGIPNAVASELVDKKNLGIHTEMFTDGMVDLYKSGAITGTEKSLLPGKMVATFALGSKKLYNFLDDNPSVSILDGNWVNNPDVIGRNYKMVSINTTLEMDLTGQCCSESIGHRQFSGTGGQTDTAVGAQKSKEGKSIIALYSTANVRVSGSDERKTISKIVPRLTHGAVVSLSRNDVDYVVTEYGVASLRGTSVRDRVQSLINIAHPDFREQLRKEAEELGIR; from the coding sequence GTGAACGTACAAGATAAATACAACAGCAAATTAATCAGTTTAGAAGAAAGCTTAGCAAAAATCAAAAGCGGTGATAACATTATAACTGCTTTAGCGGCTGCAGAACCTCAACAAATACTTTCTAATTTGCATACCATATCGGAAAAGGTAAAAGATGTAAATATATCAAATTGTCTGCCGATGCAAAATTATCCTTTTTTTGCAGATGAAAAATATAAAGATAGCTTTTTTACCGAAGGGTGGTTTTACAGCCCTGGCATTAGAAAAGCTCATAAAAATGGCAACGTTTCTTTTATCCCTAACCATCTACACTTTGCCGGGACAAAAAGAATTCAGCATAGGCCATGTAATGTTTTTTTAGGTACTGCTTCTACTATGGATAAGCACGGGTTTTTATCGTTGTCCCTAAGTGCAACTTATGAAAAGGAAGTTATAGAACAAGCAGACTTGGTTATACTGGAAGTCAATCCTAACTTGCCACGGACATTTGGTGATACCACAATTCATATTAAAGATATTGACTATGTAGTGGACGTGGACTATCCAGTTGCTGAACTGCCAGTAGTGGAGCCAAGTGATAGAGATAAAATAATAGGAAAACATATAGCTGAACTTGTAGAAGATGGTTCAACTATCCAACTGGGAATCGGTGGAATTCCCAACGCAGTTGCATCAGAATTGGTTGATAAAAAGAACCTTGGAATTCATACAGAAATGTTTACTGATGGTATGGTAGACCTTTATAAATCCGGTGCCATTACAGGTACGGAAAAATCATTGCTACCTGGGAAGATGGTAGCAACCTTCGCTTTAGGTAGTAAAAAACTTTATAACTTCTTAGATGACAATCCGTCGGTTTCTATACTTGACGGAAATTGGGTAAACAACCCTGATGTAATCGGTAGAAATTATAAAATGGTTTCGATAAACACCACCTTAGAGATGGACCTAACAGGCCAATGTTGCTCTGAATCTATAGGCCATCGACAGTTTAGCGGAACTGGTGGTCAAACTGACACCGCTGTGGGCGCACAAAAGTCCAAAGAAGGAAAATCTATTATAGCTCTGTATTCAACTGCTAATGTGCGAGTTTCCGGTAGTGATGAGCGTAAGACTATTTCTAAAATTGTGCCACGACTAACCCATGGTGCGGTAGTATCATTATCCCGAAATGATGTTGATTATGTAGTTACAGAGTACGGTGTAGCATCTCTCAGGGGGACTTCAGTGAGAGATAGAGTCCAAAGTTTAATAAATATCGCCCACCCTGATTTTAGAGAACAGCTTAGAAAAGAAGCTGAAGAGCTAGGGATTAGATAA
- a CDS encoding 3-oxoacyl-ACP synthase III family protein, whose translation MFNAKIIGSGKAHPSVLLTNADLEEKFGQPLKPSLEAKLGIKQRYITSETESSADMATEAGFKAIEDAKIGPDDIDLVMVTTDTPEYLSPATSSVVQGRLKATNAGTFDVNASCSGFVASMDIASRMIQSGGYKKILLIGVYNMTKFVDKENISVFPIFADGAGAVILSATEEDRGFLASKLIADGTQYDILGIYAGGAKKPITKERIDNKEHLLTFLKPLPPDRNIKLWPPIIKDVLKQANLEIKDIDHVFLTQINKWVIEEVMNVLELPMEKTTCIMGEYGYTGSACIPMALDVALKQGKVKPGDNVVFVGSGVGFAVACTAFKW comes from the coding sequence ATGTTTAATGCAAAAATAATCGGTAGCGGTAAAGCTCATCCATCGGTCTTACTGACTAACGCTGATCTAGAAGAAAAATTTGGTCAGCCACTTAAGCCTTCACTAGAAGCAAAATTAGGCATAAAGCAAAGATATATTACTTCTGAAACCGAAAGCTCGGCAGATATGGCTACAGAAGCAGGCTTTAAAGCTATTGAAGATGCGAAGATTGGTCCAGATGATATAGACCTAGTTATGGTTACAACAGACACTCCAGAATATTTAAGTCCCGCTACTTCTTCTGTTGTACAGGGGAGGTTAAAAGCTACAAATGCAGGAACTTTTGATGTCAACGCATCTTGCTCTGGGTTTGTCGCTTCTATGGATATAGCTTCTCGAATGATTCAGTCTGGAGGTTATAAAAAAATATTACTTATCGGTGTTTATAACATGACTAAATTTGTGGACAAAGAAAACATATCAGTTTTTCCAATCTTTGCTGATGGAGCTGGTGCAGTTATTTTATCAGCTACAGAAGAGGACAGAGGGTTTTTGGCATCTAAGCTGATAGCTGATGGAACTCAATATGATATTTTAGGAATTTATGCTGGTGGTGCAAAAAAACCTATAACAAAAGAGAGAATAGATAACAAAGAACATTTGCTGACATTTTTAAAACCATTACCACCTGATAGAAATATAAAGTTATGGCCTCCTATCATTAAAGACGTCCTTAAACAGGCTAACCTCGAAATTAAAGACATAGACCATGTGTTTTTAACGCAAATAAATAAATGGGTAATCGAAGAAGTAATGAATGTACTAGAACTTCCTATGGAAAAAACAACCTGTATCATGGGTGAATACGGATACACAGGATCAGCGTGCATTCCCATGGCCTTAGATGTTGCCTTAAAACAAGGAAAAGTTAAGCCAGGTGATAATGTTGTATTTGTAGGCTCTGGTGTAGGATTTGCAGTAGCTTGTACAGCGTTTAAATGGTAG
- a CDS encoding M3 family oligoendopeptidase, whose product MEGRWNLDDLYTSFDSPEFKDDMAKLDQKVKEINSWAKDKLKKDSNPQKILEEYIAQYTSIYSLAVKLMNFGNLSLSTDAKNQKAANAIEKLQMKMTELTSATVTFKQWLGSLDNLDEILDSTEKLKEHKFYFQELDLQNKHTLSKEKEEVIAKMKNTGSSAWSKLQNNLTSTLTVEIEEDGEKKKYPLPVVRNMAFSKDQDFRKKAYKAELKSYEKIEESSAAALNAIKGEVITVSKMRGFKSPLEETLIQSRMDQETLDAMLQAIEESLPIFHKYYKKKGELLGHKKGVPFYDMFAPVGSVETTFSYKEAQEFILEQFDTFSSKLAEFAKHAFDNNWLDIEPREGKRGGAFCSNLHPIKQSRILSNFTGSLSDVGTLAHELGHGYHGQCLYQESMLNASYPMPLAETASIFCETIVSNAVLKEASDKEAIGILEGSISQSGQVIADIYSRYYFESKLFEKRKESSLSVDELKEIMLEAQRKAYGDGLDHDYLHPYMWVCKPHYYSAGRSFYNFPYSFGLLFSLGIYAQYLEEGEAFVEKYDKLLSVTGKNTIADVAAMVGIDVRSVDFWRSSLNIIAKDIDKFLELVE is encoded by the coding sequence ATGGAAGGAAGATGGAATTTAGACGATTTATACACCTCTTTTGACTCTCCGGAGTTTAAAGATGATATGGCAAAGCTTGACCAAAAAGTAAAAGAAATTAACAGTTGGGCAAAAGACAAGCTAAAAAAAGATAGCAATCCCCAAAAGATTTTAGAGGAGTACATAGCCCAATATACTTCAATTTACAGCCTTGCTGTAAAGCTTATGAACTTTGGAAATTTGAGTTTGAGTACTGATGCGAAGAACCAAAAGGCAGCTAACGCTATCGAAAAACTTCAAATGAAGATGACTGAGTTAACATCAGCCACAGTAACTTTTAAACAGTGGCTAGGTAGTTTAGACAACTTGGATGAAATTTTAGATAGTACAGAAAAGCTTAAAGAGCATAAGTTCTATTTCCAAGAGCTGGACCTACAAAATAAACATACTCTAAGTAAAGAAAAAGAAGAAGTTATTGCAAAAATGAAAAACACAGGTTCCAGTGCTTGGAGCAAGCTTCAAAACAACCTTACTTCTACGTTAACAGTAGAGATAGAGGAAGACGGAGAAAAGAAAAAATATCCTCTTCCCGTTGTTCGTAACATGGCCTTTTCTAAAGATCAAGATTTTAGAAAAAAAGCATATAAAGCTGAGCTTAAATCCTATGAGAAAATAGAGGAGTCATCAGCTGCAGCTTTAAACGCTATAAAAGGTGAGGTTATTACAGTAAGCAAAATGCGTGGGTTTAAATCTCCCCTAGAAGAAACCTTAATTCAATCTAGGATGGACCAAGAAACCTTAGATGCAATGCTTCAAGCTATTGAGGAAAGCCTACCTATTTTCCATAAATATTATAAGAAAAAAGGCGAGCTTTTAGGTCATAAAAAGGGAGTTCCTTTTTATGACATGTTTGCACCTGTAGGTAGTGTGGAAACCACATTTAGCTACAAAGAGGCCCAAGAATTCATATTAGAGCAGTTTGACACCTTTAGTTCAAAGCTTGCAGAATTTGCAAAACATGCTTTTGATAATAACTGGTTAGACATTGAACCTAGAGAAGGAAAAAGAGGAGGAGCTTTTTGTAGCAACCTCCACCCAATAAAACAAAGTAGAATTTTATCAAACTTTACTGGATCTTTAAGCGATGTAGGAACTTTAGCCCATGAGTTAGGTCATGGTTATCACGGACAGTGCTTATATCAAGAATCAATGCTAAATGCTTCTTACCCTATGCCCCTTGCTGAAACTGCTTCGATTTTCTGTGAGACTATAGTTTCTAATGCAGTGCTAAAAGAAGCATCTGACAAAGAAGCGATAGGGATATTAGAAGGCTCTATATCCCAAAGTGGTCAAGTAATAGCTGATATTTACAGCCGCTACTATTTTGAAAGTAAGCTATTTGAAAAGCGTAAGGAAAGCTCCCTATCTGTAGATGAACTAAAAGAAATTATGTTAGAAGCCCAAAGAAAAGCCTATGGCGATGGACTTGACCATGACTATTTGCATCCGTACATGTGGGTATGTAAACCACATTACTACTCTGCAGGTAGAAGCTTCTATAACTTCCCATATTCTTTTGGACTGCTATTTTCTTTGGGTATTTACGCCCAGTATTTAGAAGAAGGTGAAGCCTTTGTAGAAAAGTACGATAAACTTCTATCAGTTACCGGAAAAAACACTATAGCAGACGTAGCCGCTATGGTGGGGATAGATGTTAGGTCTGTAGATTTTTGGAGAAGTTCGCTAAATATCATTGCTAAAGATATAGATAAGTTTTTAGAGCTAGTTGAGTAA
- a CDS encoding FAD-dependent oxidoreductase yields the protein MKVLIIGGVAGGASAAARLRRVTEEAEIIMFERGEHISFANCGLPYYIGGTIKERENLLVQTVEGMEGRFGIDVRVKSEITKIDRENKKVHVKNWGTNEQYEESYDYLILSPGAKPIKFPIPGIDSEHIFSLRSLEDTDNITDFIETEKPKKAVVVGGGFIGLEMVENLIDRGLDTSLVEALDQVMPPLDYEMAAIVQKHLKDKGAKLYLSDKAISFENQKVTLDSKKELDADLVILSIGVAPESDLAKETGLGLGQRGTIKVNKYLQTSDPSIYAVGDVIEVEDLVNKAPTFIPLAGPANRQGRIAANNVGGQREVYHGSQGTSIAKVFDYTVAATGNSEKVLKKLGIKYCTSYTNSASHAGYFPGAIPMTVKTICDLKGKVLGAQIVGQKGVDKRIDVFATSIKAGMNVEDLEQLELAYAPPYSTAKDPVNVAGFVANNTLKGDMDIIHWHEIDSILGSERYLIVDVRTKEEFDNGHIENSVHIPIDEFRDNWQQIPKDKEIILICQTGLRSYLAGRLLAQKGYSDVKNLSGGYYIYNMATTEKKELSS from the coding sequence ATGAAAGTTCTAATAATTGGTGGTGTCGCTGGAGGAGCAAGCGCAGCTGCTAGGCTTCGTAGGGTTACAGAAGAAGCTGAAATAATAATGTTTGAACGAGGAGAGCACATATCATTTGCCAATTGTGGACTGCCTTATTATATAGGAGGCACAATAAAGGAGCGGGAAAACCTTTTAGTCCAAACGGTAGAGGGTATGGAGGGAAGGTTTGGAATTGATGTTAGGGTAAAAAGTGAAATCACAAAAATTGACCGTGAAAATAAAAAGGTCCACGTAAAAAACTGGGGCACTAACGAGCAGTATGAGGAAAGCTACGACTATTTAATTCTTTCGCCAGGAGCTAAACCTATTAAATTCCCGATACCAGGTATAGATAGCGAACATATTTTTAGCCTTAGAAGCTTAGAGGATACTGATAACATTACTGACTTTATTGAGACAGAAAAACCTAAAAAAGCAGTGGTAGTAGGTGGAGGATTTATTGGGCTTGAGATGGTTGAAAACCTTATAGATAGGGGACTAGACACAAGCCTTGTTGAGGCATTAGATCAGGTTATGCCCCCTTTAGACTATGAGATGGCCGCTATAGTTCAGAAGCATTTAAAAGATAAAGGAGCAAAGCTATATCTTTCCGACAAGGCAATATCTTTTGAGAACCAAAAGGTTACTTTAGATAGCAAAAAAGAGTTAGATGCAGACCTGGTAATTCTATCAATTGGCGTAGCGCCGGAATCAGACTTAGCTAAAGAGACAGGTCTAGGCTTAGGTCAACGAGGGACTATAAAAGTTAATAAATATCTCCAAACTTCCGATCCATCAATTTATGCCGTAGGCGATGTTATTGAGGTAGAAGATTTAGTTAACAAAGCTCCTACCTTTATACCACTAGCAGGCCCAGCAAATAGACAAGGAAGGATTGCAGCAAACAATGTGGGTGGCCAAAGAGAAGTTTATCATGGTAGTCAAGGCACTAGTATAGCTAAAGTATTTGACTATACAGTAGCAGCAACGGGAAATAGTGAAAAGGTATTAAAAAAGCTGGGGATAAAATACTGCACATCCTACACCAACTCTGCCTCCCATGCTGGGTATTTTCCTGGAGCTATACCCATGACCGTAAAGACCATTTGTGATTTGAAAGGTAAGGTGCTAGGGGCACAAATAGTCGGTCAAAAAGGTGTGGATAAAAGAATAGACGTTTTTGCAACCTCCATAAAAGCGGGAATGAATGTTGAAGATTTAGAACAGCTAGAATTAGCTTACGCTCCACCGTATTCTACTGCTAAAGATCCAGTAAATGTCGCAGGGTTTGTGGCAAACAATACCTTAAAGGGAGACATGGATATAATACATTGGCATGAGATAGACTCAATACTAGGAAGCGAAAGGTATTTAATCGTTGATGTAAGAACAAAAGAAGAGTTTGATAATGGACATATTGAAAACTCTGTTCATATTCCTATAGATGAGTTTAGGGATAACTGGCAGCAAATACCCAAAGATAAAGAAATAATTTTAATTTGCCAAACTGGATTGCGCTCGTATTTAGCAGGTAGGCTTCTTGCGCAAAAGGGTTATAGCGATGTAAAGAATCTAAGTGGTGGATATTATATCTATAATATGGCAACAACAGAGAAAAAAGAATTAAGTTCATAG
- a CDS encoding class I SAM-dependent methyltransferase, whose protein sequence is MNAIAFIDINSKETENLRYTIDGKMVIEHTIEKLMMIREIEAIILPLHKCKENKAYKKLEEKYPIKVFFSKEQNLGKKMVAIAKELKPQHIIRVMGDQMFLDTDVCSAMLQEMTNKTLDINYADLNCGLAAQIFTYNALKKCQIVLGKYHRTNNYINENPDQLKISTYTHPHHNPYFRFLVRSDREKKIAEILLNTPIDFDNLEKYIEILCGETGLYNRGWFETFKNKESLDKKGNPLPWFTYQAVTFLEERVKSKWDVFEYGCGYSSLWWSKRVSSVTSCEHNLQWLKMVQTKAGENVNLIYADFNKERKFAEKILQTKKKYDVIVIDSKERIKCAKYALRKLKPSGVIIWDDAERDQDKEGQQFIVQQGFKRITFTGMSPIVKHENETAIFYREGNCLGI, encoded by the coding sequence ATGAACGCTATCGCTTTTATCGATATTAATAGCAAAGAAACTGAAAACCTTCGTTATACTATTGATGGAAAGATGGTTATCGAGCATACCATCGAAAAGCTTATGATGATTAGGGAAATAGAGGCTATTATCTTGCCTTTACATAAATGCAAAGAAAATAAAGCATACAAGAAGTTAGAAGAAAAATATCCCATAAAAGTATTTTTTTCTAAGGAACAAAACCTAGGCAAAAAAATGGTGGCAATAGCTAAAGAATTAAAGCCGCAGCACATTATTAGGGTGATGGGAGATCAGATGTTTTTAGATACAGATGTCTGCTCTGCTATGCTACAAGAAATGACTAACAAAACTTTGGATATAAACTATGCCGACCTAAACTGTGGTTTGGCAGCTCAAATTTTTACATATAACGCATTAAAAAAATGCCAAATTGTTTTGGGAAAGTATCATCGCACAAACAACTATATAAATGAAAACCCTGACCAGCTGAAAATATCCACCTATACTCACCCCCATCACAACCCTTATTTTCGCTTTCTAGTTAGAAGTGACAGAGAAAAAAAGATAGCAGAAATACTTTTAAATACTCCTATTGATTTTGATAACTTAGAAAAATATATAGAAATATTATGTGGCGAAACAGGTTTGTACAACAGAGGTTGGTTTGAAACCTTCAAAAACAAAGAAAGCTTAGATAAAAAAGGCAATCCTTTGCCTTGGTTTACCTACCAAGCTGTAACCTTTTTAGAAGAAAGGGTAAAAAGCAAATGGGATGTTTTTGAGTATGGGTGTGGCTATAGCTCCCTTTGGTGGTCAAAAAGAGTAAGCTCAGTAACTTCATGTGAGCATAACCTCCAGTGGCTTAAAATGGTGCAAACAAAAGCAGGAGAGAACGTTAACCTTATATATGCCGACTTTAACAAAGAAAGAAAGTTTGCAGAAAAAATCTTACAAACAAAGAAGAAATACGATGTAATAGTAATCGACTCCAAAGAAAGAATAAAATGTGCAAAATACGCTTTGAGAAAGCTTAAGCCCAGCGGTGTAATAATCTGGGACGACGCAGAAAGAGATCAAGACAAAGAAGGGCAGCAATTTATAGTACAACAAGGCTTCAAAAGAATAACTTTTACAGGAATGAGCCCAATAGTAAAACACGAAAACGAAACAGCAATATTTTACCGGGAAGGTAATTGCTTAGGGATCTAA